GGAGATATGGCTTTCAGGCAAATTATGAAATGTGGCCCGTGGGGGTAATTTTGGCCGTATTTTCGTCGCTCTTTGGCTTTCTCATTGCCGCGCCCGGGGCGGTGGTTATCCGGCACGGAGGCGCTTTTCTTGCAAGCAGGAAGAAGCTTAACGACATCTCGCTTAAGATATCTATCTCGGGGATAGCCGTTAACCTTGCCCTGGGAATTCTTTTCGCTGTTGCAAGCTTTTTTGCATTTCCGGACATGTTCCGGCTGGCGGCAAGCATCAATTTCTGGCTTGCTTTCTTCAACCTTCTGCCTATAGCCCCCCTTGATGGGTCAAAGGTACTTTACTATAGCAAAAAGGTCTGGGCAATCTTCTTTGCCCTTTCAATCATACTTTTCTTTTTGGTGTAGTCTCCGGGCTTTTGGAAATGGGGAAGGAGACTAGAGCTCGCAGCGCACGCCATGCCTTTTAAGCCGTGACATTACTGCCCCTCCGATGAACAGCGGAATCCAGTAACTTACCACTCGGCTCAGGAGAATTATTGAAGCTGCAAGCGCGGCAGGCATCTGCAGGACGGCAAGGACTGAAATGGAGCCAATTTCTACAAGCCCGACGCTGCCGGGAAGCCAGGGCAGTCCGGAAAGGAAGGCCTCCAGGATCCATAGAGTAAGGACTATT
This sequence is a window from Candidatus Aenigmatarchaeota archaeon. Protein-coding genes within it:
- a CDS encoding metalloprotease, encoding MKHKEIKDILISWVALSIAFMLLFNGITLFTLGNLAGISLNVLLTFLFLVAVSFLSHEFGHRQVARRYGFQANYEMWPVGVILAVFSSLFGFLIAAPGAVVIRHGGAFLASRKKLNDISLKISISGIAVNLALGILFAVASFFAFPDMFRLAASINFWLAFFNLLPIAPLDGSKVLYYSKKVWAIFFALSIILFFLV